ATACGGCAGCGGCATTGCGGCGGTAAAAAGCGTGGATACCGTTAAGCGAGTCAGACCCGACGGAACGCTTACGAGCCTTAACCGTGCCGAGCTTATGAATATGCAAACACCGCAAACTTTTAGATATAACGAAATATTCAAGGCGTACGAGAGCGTTAGCGGCGTATTCACCGACGACGCCGAAGTTTACGAGAAAGCTGGCTTTACCCCGCGCGCCGTAGAAGGCTCGTACGATAATATCAAGATAACCACTGCCGCCGATCTTTTAAAAGCCGTTCCTCATGCCTGCCATGTAGGTATCGGGTTCGACGTGCATAAACTCGTCGAGGGGCGCAAGCTTATACTCGGCGGCGTGCAAATTGATTACGACAAGGGCTTACTCGGGCATTCCGATGCGGACGTGCTTACGCACGCGATCATGGACGCACTGCTGTCGGCGGCGGACCTACCCGATATAGGCGTACTTTTCCCCGACACTGACGATAAATTTCTCGGCGTTTCGTCTATGAAGCTGCTTAATGAAGTTGTACAAAAGGTCAAGGCTAACGGGTTCGCGATAGAGAACGTTTCGGCTGTGATAGCGGCGCAAAAGCCCAAGCTTATGCGCATAATTCCCGATATTCGCCGTAGCCTGTCTACCACGCTCGGCATTGAGCTTTCGCGGGTGAACGTTTCGGCGACGACGACCGAGGAACTCGGTATTATCGGCGAGGGACGCGCGATTGCTGCTAATGCGTCGTGTATTCTTTCGGAGGTCAAATGACGCACTACAAAAACATGAAAAAGAAATTTCGGATGCGTCCGATGATAGTAGTGTTTTTGGGCTTCCTCGTAGTAATGCTGGTGGGCGCGTTCCTTTTGGCGTTGCCTATTTCCAACACCGACGGCAAGTGGATGTCGTTCACTCATGCGGTGTTCTGGGCGATGAACGGCGTATGCGGCACGGGGCTTGTCGTAAGCTCGACTGCGTTGTCGTTTACCGTATTCGGGCAAGTGATACTGTTCTTGCTTATTCAGTTCGGCGGGCTCGGGTTCATGACGATGGCGACTTTCCTCTTCATAATCATCCGCAAGCGCATTACGCTCAAAGACAGAATAGCGATACAGGAAGCGCTTGGACAGGACCAGATGAAGGGCGTGGTTCGGCTCGTGCTTAAAATAATGATAATTACGGGCATAATCGAGCTTGCGGGCACGATCATGCTTATACCCTTTTTCTGCGTGCGTAACGGTGGCGTCGGCGTGTGGCAGGCAATGTTCACTTCGGTATCGGCGTTCTGCAATGCGGGATTCGATATTCTCGGCACGGAGGCAAATCCGTACGGCTCGCTTATCGATTACAACGGAAACATAGGCATACTGCTTATCGTCGCTCTTATAGCAATACTCGGCTCGTTCGGCTTTCCTGTTATCGACGATATTCTCAAATGCAAGTTCCGCTACAAGAAGTACCGTTTCCACACGAAAGCGGTCATTATCGTTTCGCTCTCGATCATGGCGTTCGGCACGCTTTACTTCTTCGCGTCCGAATTCAATTCCGCCGCGACTGCGGGCATGAACGGCGGCGAGAAGCTTTTGAACAGCTTGTTCCAAGCTGTCACGGCTAGCTCGACGGCGGGCTATTCATCACTCGATCAAACCAAACTATCGTCCGCCGGCATGGTTATGAGCATGATTATAATGTTTATAGGCTCGTCGCCGTGCAGTACCGGTGGCGGCATCAAGACGACGACATTCCTCGTTATATTGCTTATGGCGCGTGCGGGATTTACCGGTAAGGACGAAATCGTTATCGGCAAGCACAGCATCAGCATTAAGGCAGGACTTCGCGCACTATCCATTCTCGTACTCGCGACCGCGCTTATTGCGTTAAGCGTTATTATCATAGGCGCGACCGATCCCGATCTTGCGACGGGGTATATTCTGTACGATACGATTTCGTCGTTTACTACGACGGGGCTTTCCATGGGGATTGTGCCGAGCCTGTCGAACGCGGCACTGTACGTGTTCGCCGTGGTCATGTTTATCGGGCGACTCGGGCCGCTCAGTATTGTGCTAATGTTCACCAAGAACGATAATGCGCATATCAAGTATCCGTCGTCGAATATTATGATAGGATGATTTATAGGAGTTATCATGAAGAAAAACAATCAATACGTAGTGTTCGGGCTCGGGCGGTTCGGCGTCAGCCTTACGAAAGCGTTGTACGAGTACGACGCCGAAGTGCTTTGCGTTGACGTCGACGAGGAAAAGGTCAATGAGATCTCGCCGTTCTGCACGCATTCGGTATGCATGGACGCAACCGACGAACGCAATCTCGAACGGCTCGGTATTAATAATATGGACGTGGCGATCGTATGTATCGCGTCCAATATCGAAGCTAGCATTTTCATTACCCTTCTTTGCAAGCAGATGGGTATACCCAAGGTCATATCCAAGGCGTACGACGAGCGGCACAAGCTTGTTCTCGAGCGTATCGGCGCGGACGCAGTCATAATTCCCGAGGAAGCCATGGGCGAACGGCTTGCCAAATCGCTCGCCAAGCCCAACGTTGTCGAGATCATGACTCTTGCCGACAGCTTCCGCATGATAGAGATCCGCACGCCTAAGCGCTGGCAAGACAAAACGCTTATCGAGCTCGATCTGCGCAATACCGAGCGCGTGAACATTGTCGTTATCAAGCGCGGCGACGAGATAATCACCTCGCCCGCCGGCGACTGCAAGCTGCTCGCCGACGATATTATCGTTGTCGCGGGATCGAGCGAGGATATTAAGCGATTGAGTAATAAAGCCACGGGTAAAGCCGTAGTCGATAATATAGACATATAACCTACTTCTTTGAAAAGAAGTAGGCAAGAAACTTTTAGTGTCGGGTATTTGCGTAAGTGTTTTTTAGCACTACACCCGAGTAATGCTTTTACATGAATTACTTATTTTTGACCCCTTGATATTTGCAAAGCAATGCTCTTTCGGCGTTGCTTTTTTGCTTGACAATTATTTTATATTCATATACAATATCCCATGCTATGCCACGCATACAAATTTCGGACAAGTTTACGTTCGGCAGGCTCGTTAGGTTTGCAGTACCGTCTATAATAATGGTTATTTTCACTTCGCTGTACGGCGTAGTGGACGGGTTATTCGTGTCGAATTTTGCGGGCGACGACGCGTTTACCGCGGTAAACCTATTTATGCCCATTTTTTACATACTCGGCTCGATCGGATTTTTATTGGGTAGCGGCGGCTGCGCGCTTATAGCCAAGCTTTTCGGCGAGGAGCGCGAGGACGACGCTCGACGGTTTTTTTCGGGACTTCTTATTATCACAACAGCTGTTGCCGCTACCTGTACGGCGTTGACCATGCCGTTCATGGGTAAAATTGCCACGCTATTGGGCGCGGAAGGCGAAGTACACGGGCACTGTGTAACGTACGGGCTGATCATGCTCGGAGGGCTTACGCCGTTCATTCTTCAAACGTTTTTCCAGTATTTCTTTGCGGTTGCCGACCGACCCAAGCTCGGACTTGCCATAACGATCGGCGCGGGTGTTACGAACATAATCGGGGATTTCCTGCTTATATACGTCGTAAAGCTCGGCGCGACGGGTGCGGCGATTGCGACCGTTATCGGCGAATGCGTCGGCGGCGGTATTCCCCTTGCCTATTTCTTAGTGCGTAAAGGTAAAAAACTGTATTTTGCCCGACCGAAATTCGATTTTAAAGCTATACTTAAAGCCGGTTCCAACGGCTCGTCGGAAATGTTTGCCAATCTGTCTACTTCATTGGTAAGCGTGCTGTACAACTTTCAATTGCTCAAATATATAGGCAATGCGGGAGTTGTCGCGTACGGTGTGATAATGTACGTAAGCTTTATTTACATTGGCTGTTATTTCGGGTTCTCGGTAGGAACGACGCCTATAATCGGGTACAACTACGGCGCGCAAAATCACGAAGAATTGAAAAACGTGTTCAAGAAAAGTCTTTTGTTCTACGGCATCGCCGCGGTTGTGCTGACAGGGCTTGCCGAGGCGCTTGCCAGGCCGTTTGCGTATATTTTCGTCGGATACGACAGCGAGCTACTTGATCTTGCGGTTATTGCGCTGCGGATATATTCGATATCGTTCCTTATAAGCGGGTTCGGAATTTACGCTTCGGCGTTCTTTACCGCGCTTAATAACGGCGTTATTTCGGCGCTTATTTCGCTTTCTCGCACGCTTGTATTCCAGATCGGCGCAATATTCGTTATGCCGCTTATTTTCAGGATAAACGGCATTTGGAGCGCCACAATCGTTGCGGAAGGGTTGTCGCTTATCCTTGCCGTATCGTTGCTCATAGGGTTTAGAAAGAAATATAATTACTAACCTACCTACTTCTTTGAAAAGAGGTAGACAAAAAACTTTTTGTGTCGGGTATGTGCTTATATTAATTCAAGCATTACACCCGAATAATTTCATATCGTTATTAATTTCTCCGAGCCATTTTTGAAAAAAACATAGAATGTTTTAAGATAACAATTTTACTTAAAAGTTTCTTTTCTTCATTCTTTTCAAAAAGTAACGAAAACTTACCTTTTACAAAGAAAGTAGGCAAAGAAAACTACGCTTTTATTTATTTTCTACTTAACGTAAAAGTTTCTTCGCTTCCTTCTTGTCAAAGAAGGAAGAAAAAAACTATAACCCCTGTCCGTAGGCTATAATCATAATTATCCAAAACCCGAAAATCATTATTATCGGTATAATAGCCAATACTACGATTGTCAAAAAACCACAGCCGAACGTACCGATAACGCCCTTTCTTGCAAGTGATTTATCACAATCTGTCATATTCGGGTTTAAATGAATATCGATAAGGGCGACTATCATGGCCGAAACAAACAATCCGGGCGCGACAAACCTAAGCATAATCTTAGCGGCGTCGTACACGCTTGTTACTTGCAATATAATCCACGTCACGAATGCGACAAGACTGAGCGCAAAGAGCGTTATGTATGCTATCTTGGTAGGACGCATTTTGTTTCCGTTATTCTTCACACGTTTATTATACACCCACCCTATAATTATGTCAATGCAAAAAGCCGTATCGAAATTTGCGTTCGATACGGCTTTTTTATTAGGTTTGGTTTACTGCGCGTTTCCGTCCTCGGGCGGAGGAAGCTCTGCTATCGGCTGCGTCGACTGGTCGGGACTACCGCCCGTGCCGAGCATTTGCGTGGTAGTAGTGGTAGTTTGCTGTATGGTCACGGAGGGAGGAAGGTAGCCGAAGCTTTGGTAATCGGTAGGAGCGGGACCGCCTGCGAGCTTGATCATTTGCTCCTCAATTTCCATTTCGGAAACCAAGAGCGCTTCGAGTTCTTCTCTCGCCTGTT
This region of Clostridiales bacterium genomic DNA includes:
- a CDS encoding MATE family efflux transporter, whose amino-acid sequence is MPRIQISDKFTFGRLVRFAVPSIIMVIFTSLYGVVDGLFVSNFAGDDAFTAVNLFMPIFYILGSIGFLLGSGGCALIAKLFGEEREDDARRFFSGLLIITTAVAATCTALTMPFMGKIATLLGAEGEVHGHCVTYGLIMLGGLTPFILQTFFQYFFAVADRPKLGLAITIGAGVTNIIGDFLLIYVVKLGATGAAIATVIGECVGGGIPLAYFLVRKGKKLYFARPKFDFKAILKAGSNGSSEMFANLSTSLVSVLYNFQLLKYIGNAGVVAYGVIMYVSFIYIGCYFGFSVGTTPIIGYNYGAQNHEELKNVFKKSLLFYGIAAVVLTGLAEALARPFAYIFVGYDSELLDLAVIALRIYSISFLISGFGIYASAFFTALNNGVISALISLSRTLVFQIGAIFVMPLIFRINGIWSATIVAEGLSLILAVSLLIGFRKKYNY
- a CDS encoding 2-C-methyl-D-erythritol 2,4-cyclodiphosphate synthase, which codes for MRSCTESQKPNVGAVIVCAGRGERTGLAYNKVLYKLGTKTMIETVLDTFYEAEISPIVLVCSATDLDAITAIANEYKGVSVVLGGATRTESVFNGLKACRCDIVAIHDGARPYATKELILRTVQSAIEYGSGIAAVKSVDTVKRVRPDGTLTSLNRAELMNMQTPQTFRYNEIFKAYESVSGVFTDDAEVYEKAGFTPRAVEGSYDNIKITTAADLLKAVPHACHVGIGFDVHKLVEGRKLILGGVQIDYDKGLLGHSDADVLTHAIMDALLSAADLPDIGVLFPDTDDKFLGVSSMKLLNEVVQKVKANGFAIENVSAVIAAQKPKLMRIIPDIRRSLSTTLGIELSRVNVSATTTEELGIIGEGRAIAANASCILSEVK
- a CDS encoding TrkA family potassium uptake protein produces the protein MKKNNQYVVFGLGRFGVSLTKALYEYDAEVLCVDVDEEKVNEISPFCTHSVCMDATDERNLERLGINNMDVAIVCIASNIEASIFITLLCKQMGIPKVISKAYDERHKLVLERIGADAVIIPEEAMGERLAKSLAKPNVVEIMTLADSFRMIEIRTPKRWQDKTLIELDLRNTERVNIVVIKRGDEIITSPAGDCKLLADDIIVVAGSSEDIKRLSNKATGKAVVDNIDI